The genomic segment AAGGAGAGAATGTTTCTTCTGTTTCAGTTAGAGAAAATTTGGACCAGGCTGATGAAAACACGGTTACTGATCAGCTGCCTATTTCATTTGATAAGAAACAAGGTCGCAGTAATcttaaaaggaagaagaatggAAAAGTGAGTAGAAAGATCAATCTCCGGTGCAAGGGACGAAAGCTGGATTCTGTTGAGATAAACATGATTAAAGAAGTCCATTCAATACACAACCAAATGGACAAAGATGAACATGCCCATGATTACTTTTTACCTGTCCCTCTGGTTGAAGATAAAAAACCCTCAGAAATCAAGGGGAAACCTGGCAAACAAGGGGAAGAAGTCAAGTCTGCATTGTGTCCAGAACATAATCAAGACttaaaatgtaagaaaaaaatggaagttTCATTAGATGGTATCATAGAAGATGGATTAGTCGGTGACCATCAAGAAGGTGCTGACAATGTCTTTGCAGAGGAAGCTCAGTCCACTGAAAATATTACTGGAAACTCTGCAAGGGCAACTGAATCTGCTGAGAAGGTTCAAGCCAGTCTTAATACTCGAATTCTTGATGATTTGGCAACATTAAGGGATCATTGCCAAGAAAATGGAGCGGCCATGCTTAACTGCAAgcttaattataatattcaatGTGCTTTCTGTCTTTCTTCAGAAGTCTCAGAGGTATCTGcttgttttccttgtttttgtGAGTCCTACTTTGCTTTTTTCCTGCATCTCACGACTTTTGAATCCATTTCATTTCTGAATCTTCTACCAAAATTACAGGCTTCAGGAGAGATGATCCACTACAACAATGGCATACCTGTGGCGGCAGATTATAATGGTAGATCCAGGGTCATACACTCTCATAAAAACTGTGCTGAGTGGTAAGAGAATTCTTCAAAGGAGCTCATAAAGGCAATTCAttgagtttttagtttttttaattaatttaagtcaTGGGCCTGTATAGGAGTGCTAAAAAAATGGTTACTTTATCTGGAAAGTTCTTAGCTTACACATGTCGTCATGTTGTTGTGGTAGACAtcgtataattataaaaaatcatacctGCAGGGCACCTAATGTCTACTTCGAGGGTGATAATGCAATTAACCTTGAAGCTGAATTAGCTAGAAGTCGGAGAATTAAGTGTTGCTGCTGTGGACTCAAAGGTGCTGCTCTTGGATGTTACGAGAAGAGTTGTCGCAAGAGTTTCCATGTTCCTTGCGCAAAGTTGACCCACCAATGTCGATGGGATACTGTAAGTGTCATAAATTCAATGCTTTGTAGttcaaacatcattttgattttttctcaaatctCTTGCAACAGGAAAACTTTGTTATCTTATGCCCTCTTCATGCTTCTTGTAAGTTGCCTAATGAAAGCAAACAATCtcaagagaggagaaaaaactgCATTTCAAAAGGGTATTCTAAATTCCGTGGACAAATTTATCTCTTAAGTAGCTGACTCTAGCTGCTACTTGGAAATCATACTAAATGCCTCTTACTCATTCTCCTTCCTCTACCAGACAAACACCAAGGCAATACAATCAAGTTACTTTCAAACATGACATCAATATGCATAAAAGTCGGAAATCATGTTTAACACATGACAAGTTGGTTCTTTGCTGTTCGGCTCTCACAGTTGGAGAAAAGGTAACAGAAAATCTACAAGTGACTTTCGGTTTTGTAACATTTCTCTTTCCTAAATGAAAATGTTGATTACTGCAGGAAATTGTTTCTGAGTTTGAGAGTTTATCTGGAGTTACAGTCTTGAAGAATTGGGATTCAAGTGTCACTCATGTCATTGCATCAACAGATGAAAATGGAACATGCAGAAGAACCCTTAAAGTTTTGATGGGTATCTTGAAGGGGAAGTGGATAGTGAACATTGAATGTTAGTATAATTGTTTCCATGAAATGAATTATCCGCTCAAGTTATAGAATGCTGTGATATCTCAATGTTCAAGAACCTAATTTGTGTGTGCATTAAAGAATCATGGGTGCATGTATGTGTAATGATTCTGCATGTGTATTGGCATTTAAAAGTTAGGAGTAGGTGCCACCTGTGGCATTGATTGAACTTATGTAAATGAAACATGCAGAACCCTATTATTTTTATCAGTATATTCGAGAGGAGGTGGATACTGAATATTGAGCATTGGTGATTGACTCTGCATGTGAATCTAGCGGTTCTGCTTGTACTCAACCCTTTGTTTGTTCCTTCTGTAGGGGTCAAGGCTTGTATCAACGCCATGAAACTTGTTGAAGAGATGCGATATGAAATTACTGCTGATGTTCACGGAATCAGGGATGGTCCACGAAATGGAAGACTAAGAGTCCTGAACAAGGTTTGCTCCTGCTTCTGCAGTTGTCATCTTAAACATTTTGGGAatcgtcctttttttttttgtttccatggATTCATCTATAATTGAAAGGCAGATCATTCCCTTTCCATGCTGGCATCAGACCTGTAGTTTAGTTCATCTCTAATCTGCATGCTCCataaacttttgtattattttcatCTTACTTTATATCCTTGTCAAGATTCTTCTGCGATCATAGAACTCATGAACTCTGGTTTTGAAATCTGCTCGCATTGGGTTTTTAATCTGCATCTTTTCTCAGAGCTAGAAGACTTTTTATCCTCCTGTATTAGGCTTTGTGCTTTTATCTGTGACCGTAATTTagtttatgaagaaaaaaattggccCTAGTTCTCTGGATGCAAGCTAAATCACCTGTTAAGCATAGTTCTAACAACAATgtgtgcatgcatgcatgtagtTCTCTTTAGGTGCACTTTGGATGCATGTTCTTAATACATCCAGCTGTTTTTATTGACAAGTTCTATTATGTGCAGCAACCAAACATTTTTGAGGGATTTAAGTTCTATTTCATGGGAGATTTTATCCCTTCTTACAAGGGATATATACAAGATCTTTTAGTTACTGGTGGAGGAACAATTCTGCACAGAAAACCCATTTCGGGAGCCCAGGGAACCTTGTTACCAGACTCTAAACCTCCAACTTTCATAATATACAGCCTCGAGATGCCTGATAAATGTGATCCTAGCAAGAAGAATATGATATTAAACCGAAGGCAGTCTGATGCAGAAGCTCTAGCTAGTTCAACTGGAGCGAAAGCGGTAAGCAATAAATGGGTTTTAAACTCTATTGCAGCCTGCAAATTACAAAGTTTGGCTCAATAATGCTggatttatatttcaaaattggGAGCTCTGTACATGTTTCATCAAGACTTAGGTATGAGCATTGCCTCTTTCATACATCAATTCATGAGCAGGTTTTACTCAAGCACTCTTGTTCTCCCTTCCTAACTAATTCTATATAGTTCTTTCTGTGGTGTCCTTGCCATGTTCAATAATCAAATCCTGGGGATCTTTTGTTTCACAATATAACCTCGTTTAGCTGCTGACTGCTCTCAATGAAAGTACTTGAATCATTAATAATTGAACATTTGTATACCCTGATTGCGAAAGATCAAAACAAATCTGGAGAACACGGGTCTGCGGAATCCATCACAACAAGAAGCATCAGAAACCTTAAGAGCTTAGATCCTGTGACTAagaatatagaaaacaaaacaaaattttagagAGTACACTGGAAAACTGAACTAGGCAATTGCACATGAACAGTGTTCACATCACTAATCATGTCTACTTCGACGAGACAACCGCTTTCCTctttataaataattgaagatAAGCAAGAGTATTGTCTTCcatgggtaaaaaaaaaaaacttaatattatgCAGCAGGAGGCTTGCTAGTATTGATCTCAGCTTCTAGTTTAGCACATCCAATATTCTTATATTGAAACGCTCGTTGAAATCTCATCTTCAATATCTTTGCCTGTGGCCAGTCGGTTCCCAAAGCTCCTTACACTATCAAGCACTGCAGCTGCATCCATTCCAATTACATCCATTGTAGTGCAAATTCCTCTTTTGCAACTTTATAGTTTCTTTTTAAAGAGCGACAACCATCAGGGGAGCAGAGGACTTGCTCTGAAAGTGCCCTATTACTCTCTTGAAGCGCTTAATTCCCTTGTGCTTCTCTGCTATTACTACTTTTCTTCTCTGCGAAACAAGCTTGAAGTTTGCCATCAATGTCTCATTTTGGGATTCGAGGTCATAGACAAGCTCCTCTGTTTCATTCAATTCGTGAACCTTTCTTGCAAGCTCGGCTGCCAtaatttcccttttcctttcccAAGCTTGAGCACATAATTTCTAGGCTCGTTCGTATTACCAAGCCTGCACTTAGCTGTTCCTTAACCGCTCCTTCCCATCACTTGCGGATTCGTCCGGTTTCTGGTCTGCCGGAGCTAGACTAGGTCTAAGATCTGTGTTACACCGCCTAAGCTGAGCTACCTTTTTCTTGCCAGATAGAGATTTTTGAATTCGAACTTTAACATCATCCAGAATGGTCATCATTCCAGCATTTTGTGGGAAAATAAGTGCATGCATGCCGCTATTTGCCACAAGGAAGGCTCATATGGAACATTGGTTTATCAGTTTTGAACAAATACCTTAATCATCACATTAAAGGCAAAGAATGATCAAAAGCAGCAGGATATTTCTGCAAATAATGTCATGGATCTGTTTAAGTCTGTTGagcagcaatttttttttttgggtacaaaagaaagagagcacAAAAGCAGCTACGCAAAAAAGAGACTCCTTATCTTAACAGCATCAAGCAAAACACGAATGCCCGGAGGAGGATGATTCCATATCTGAAACATTAAATCTCGTAAGGGCCCAAGAGGTAAGGTCTGGATTCTCAAGTTGCTAAAGGTCTATAGAAGTCTAATTTGAAGAATTCTGAGCAAATGCAAGGATGGGGAAGAGAAAACGAAAATACAAACACCTTTTAAGCTACAGTTGAACTTGTTGGAGGGGTATCAATTCAGGAGATGAAAATGCCCGCGGCTGGCATTTTCCATGCGAATTTTTTTAACGAGAAATAATTTAGGCAGGTATTAAGGTATTTGATACATCAACCATCATCAAAGGGAAGAAAAGGGTACGTTAGATATGaatcattaattcttttttttgtatttgggtGTTTTTTTGGGGGTGAAAATGGAGGGTTTTAGGTCTGaaaacttgtgttttgatttttcgATTATATTTTGATGGTCggaattttaataaatagacaatacattacttatttatttatttttaataaaatggatAAATTATGTGttgtctatttttaaaaaaaataaaaacaagctaCACGAGCATAACCTTGCAAGCTTTTAATGCATTAAGCCTTTGTTTTGTTGAGCCAGATATATGAACCTAATTTGTTAGTTTATAAATTCTATAATCATTCAGTTAGTTATACgtgatattatttttgttcatataagaacatattattattaataaaagatattctttatttttaatatttattgaagtttgattaaTGAGTCTAGAGTACAAATAaagtctttgaaaaaaaatgttttgcaaagaaaattataaagtggttataattatgagaatttCTATTGtattaaagaattatttctAAATCTTTATGGTCAACGCTTTATTAAGACTGGATATTAATTGGAGTTGTTGAGACCACTATATATCATGTTCATTATGAAATGAAATAGATATTTTCATAAGCTGAGGTATGATTTGGAACTAATATGAAGGTGTTTGTCAGATAATATATACACTAAATTGATCTGTTTGAGGATTCTATATGGTGAGAAACTTGTGTGACAGTTATGTAAATGATCATTGGACTTGAGATGATTGGGTTATATTATACAAggaatgttatgttttgattttaactaATATTTCCTTAATCAAAAGTAACAAGTGAATAAATATTAGGTGTAATATGAATTATATGAAGGTGTTTGAGTGGTCAAGAAATAATTCATCATCCTAtatgaattagagaaaatattttatatgatctCAAAAGGTATTAATTGTGAAACTATTGTGGAatatggaatgagatttgaaaaggggtttcaagttttaattaaaaaaatcaatgattatgGTTCTGAGAATAAATACAATTTGGCAAAGCAAATACTCTTCACGCTCAAAcatctaaatcaaaatattatcgatgaagaaataataattacacttaTAACTCATAAACTATAAATCAAAccatatatgatttttataatatataggaGATCATGACACAATGCTAGGTTGtacatttaattttcaaatataaatcaattaatatttgaatttgatactaagttattttttttaaatttatttaatctgattttaattagtattatgatttatatttggatcaACATATTTAGAATCTAATGAGTTATACACATTAAAAACCATTATTAAGAAATTAAGCtcaaatgattaatcaagtgagacttgattgtaaataagttttagaaattaactattATAATGCAATTTATACAgtgattacaattctagacctagaaaaatcactACATAAATTTCCAAAACtatcttaaaataatacatGTGATATTTTCAAGGGATAAAGTGATATGTTATCATTAATaaagttatcaaattttaaatataaatatgtcgccatgtcttatattttttggatgatGGTGTGATGATATAAGATCAAATAAAGACTTTGTACATCAGGTGCTACCTGTATGgtgttgtaaataatgaagattatttcaaaatatttttatctagtgtttatatagtgaactttgataTGAGTCTAATGACCTTGATAGACACAAGACCGTTGGGTATGTCAATCATGCCAGACCTAAGAAAATATAGGTTTGGCGAACACGCAAGATCTAAAATACTTGGATTTGACGATCAACCTAACCCAAGGCAAACATGTGTCTAGAATTGGTGTCAGACCCAAAACACTTGAATTCAAATATTATGGTGTTTTTGGTTGTGTCAGACCTAAGATAATCtcttaaattaaaagtattggAGGCATGGTAATACATCATACTTCttctttgaattaattttctaacagTGACAAAATTATAACAcgtcttttcttttaaaacttttttaacagcttcaactttttaattttgtagcatcttttttatttttttagctgttgtaacaactctttaattttctaatttattttctgcTTAGCTGTTACACGTTAGCAGCCTATAAATATCATGcatttttatagtaaaaaggaattgaaaaaaaatagtattatttttttgtgtttgtaaaACTTGCtgatatttcatttttatcttgGTCGCTGTTTCTTAACCCTTGTTTTTAGAAGACAAATTTATTGGATCCTAAATAATAGTCTTGTGTTGACGAAATATACTTAAAAACAATATCTATACATGCCTCATGTTATATTTTGTTTCtgttcattgtattttatttacaaCATATAAATAGATAGcataggaaaaagaaagaggtaACATTTAAAATACACTAGAAGGTTTCTCCTCACGTGGTATACTGTTATAAATTGTGATAACCCAACTTATTTTGAAGAGATAAAATTCGATATCCTGATGTTGCTAGAGGTCTATGGAAGTCTAGTATGAAGAATCCCGAGCAAATGCAAGAACGAGGAAGAGAGAACGAAAATGCAATCACTTTTTAAGCTACAGTTGAACTTGTTGGGAGGAGGGGTAGCAATTTAGGAGATGAAAATGCTCGATGGCATTCTCAATGAAAATATCTTTAACGAGAAATAACCATAAATAAAAgtcagaaatcattttttttaattaacgtgggtgtccaggCTAACTTGTGCGCACCTCAATTAATCCcacggaccctgaagttaacaaccttGTAAGCCTttagtgaccatcatattagcaaccacaaggCTCAAACTTGAAACCACATGgaaagcaaacctcttggtctcaaactcttaccactagcCACCAACTAGATGGTTAAATGAATACTGCAAGAAATTGTTTATGAGTTTGAGAGTTTATATAGAGTTATAGTCTTCaagaatttatgatttataaCTTTTATACTAGTTAAAAACTATTTTGAGGATGATAATGAGTTTATTAGTTATTATGGTTTCCAATATATCTTTTACAACAAGTTGAAATTTAGGTGTCTAAgatccaaaaaaatcatttttttaataacaaatacaTGTTTTGTCAAAATAGGAAAGAAtgtataaataagaaattatagttttgattaaataaatatatttttttttctaaaattttaatccttcaaaccctttttaattttattacttttaattttaatctttttaatttttttaatcaataacgtttataattatttttatgatttgtcaaattataaatttattatattaaatgcaagtatcatattttcattttaattatcaaattttataacatcaaaatcatatttataatattaacaccatctttttaaaaattaattttgaattatttctactgaaaatttatatgatctTAATTTTAAGGTccgtaaaattaatttagatatatATAAGCTGACTcaaatattaacattaattaaaaaaaaaattgaatcattcCCGCAGCATAAAGCGGACACAGTAATTTATTATTGTACGCATCTTCAATAAATGGTTGGTTCTTGGCTGTAATATCAGTCTACATTTGAAAGTtatcaagatttgtttttttagatataagctcaataacataatttaaaaaattattgatgaaataatatagtttatacatattatattatgaTCAGAAAATATAATATCCAAGCttattactatttaaaataatgatgacttaataaaataaattatgacttTGATTAGAATACCCTTAATcctattttcaagaaaattaaagttaaaaaactGAAAGTATCCttgaacttagaaaaaaaaagttgatcttAAAAACGGTAcagtaattatattatataaaaattcaaaaacacccCTCTATTTATCCTTTATCTATCTACATTTCATGAATTATATTCTTTCTAGATGATTGACCTTAATTACTACGCAGgtaaagttaaatttttctttaatgtaaaaaagttatttaaatgctggtaatgtttttttttctagcaaaaaaataaaattatataagggTTTACCCGATAGAACCCGATTGACtttacagataaaaaaacagCACGTACAACTCGTAAAACAATATTTGACTAAACAAATTTTTAAGATGatatcttttcttaatattaaaataacaatatattggaTTAACCTGGTTCAATCCGGGTTAACGTGTCAAATTTATGACTCgggttatgagactatgataactctatagacaaaaaattaaaataaattatgaagtttaattctcaatcaacctaatgttgaatgatgaaattgaaaaaaaaaatcaattgaaaaagacatgagttaacatgtcaaacttgtAATCCGAGTCATAAAACCAAGATAACCCCATGAAAagcaaatcgaaacaaattataaatttcaatctCTAACCAgcctaatattgaatgataagatcaataaaaaaattaaaaaaaaacataaaaaataacttgagtcaatCTATCAAACTCATTATTGAGTTATCAGAccgagataaccttataaaagaataaaaaaaacaacttgattttACTCGAGTTAATATGTCAAATCCGTGGTTTTAGTCTCAAGACTGAAATAACCCCATAAagagaaagtaaaaataaattataaaactcaattctcaatcatccTTATTGAACTTGATGTTGAGcgataaaatttgtaaaaattttaattgaaaaaatgacatagaaaataagtcaagtcaactcgagttaaccatTAAATACTATTCTCGGGtcatgagaccataataacctaataaaaaacaaattaaaacaaattataaagtctaattcccaatcaaacacaatattaattgacaaaaaagtcaattaagagagagggggggagagagaatgagttaattgggttaacctgtcaaacttacAACCCGGATCATGAGACGAGGATAACTCGATAAAAAGCAAGTTGAATATTGAAGGACATGTGACTCAAGTTATGAGATTGATATAACctcttagaaagaaaataaaaaaaaatgacctaaaTTTATAAGGATTAAAATGCTAAAACCCGTGACCTTGATCgtgagataaaaatatttttataaaaagcaaatcaaaacagattATGAATCTCAATTCCCAACCGacccaatgttaaatgataaaattgaaaaacaatcatataGAGAAAAACTATTGCAAtttacaatgttttcaaggaaaaatctacaaaactaaattctcaaccagtttaatattaaaaaaactaaaatcgataaagataattttggaaaaaatcataaaaaaaaatgaaaggaaaaaaaaccatacaaagaaacactatagcaatctatagtgtttcatgaggaaatgtacaattgtaattctcatccagctcaatattaaaaataataaaatcgataaagataatttttaaaaaaatcataacaaaaaaaaatcatgtggggaaatacTGTGgtaatcaacaatgttttaaagaaaataacaacaaaactaaattctcaaccagtttaatatgaaaaaaataaaatcaaaaaagaaaattttggaaaaaaaacaaaaaaaaccatatggaaaaacactgtagtaatcaacaatgttttaaagaaaaaaactataatgctaaattctcaaccaactcaatattaaaaaaataaaatcgataaaaacaattatgaaaaaaaacacaaaaaaataataaaaaaagaagacaattttgaaaaaaaacaaaaagaaaaagaaagaaaataggaaaataaaacatgtgaggaaagttaaaactaaatttttaaccaactcaatattaaaaaaaaattcaataaacataatttaaaaaaaaaccatgtgaggaaacactgtagcaaaacaaaaacaatgtggagaaacattgtagcactccacagtgttttttttttaaaaaattacgaagcaaaattctcaaccagctcaatataaaaaaaaataaaatcgagaaagattattttgaaaaaaaaataaaaaaaattcataaaaaaagaaaaaaatcatatagggaaatattgtaacaatccatattatttttttaaaaaaactacaaaactaaatttttaaccagtttaatatgaaaaaaaataaaaaaaaataattatatatatatataaacaaatattagaaaaaaaaagaaaaaaaacatgtaaaacctaaaaaaaaacaaaaaaaaaacaaaaaaacctacaaTACTTTCTTTATGCCCCAGCGTTT from the Populus nigra chromosome 1, ddPopNigr1.1, whole genome shotgun sequence genome contains:
- the LOC133694514 gene encoding protein BREAST CANCER SUSCEPTIBILITY 1 homolog, coding for MIRSAVSECSSQYQISIQRERRASYKMGDPTHLEKMGRELKCPICLSLLDTAVSLTCNHVFCNSCIVKSMKSGSDCPVCKVPYRRREVRAAPHMDNLVSIYKSMEIASGFNIFVTQNPPPSTKLSDVQKQVGDDTDCGREDIGWICHDMLEEQLNKSRQKDSRKLDESNMELCGPITSKPSFPTKKRVQVPQCPLSGTSAQPEKLQTGSREIKKDDFKNDSSVSKKNPVVDEKGERMLSPFFWLRDEDGEKSSQHTDVDQLLDITPPNVPTFSDIKDSDDENPHESSSKGAVCGNESHVADFFDSEMFEWTQRACSPEIFSSPAKMQAEKTTEMDGIRESKSETPPLDANKNEERSDESKNCTDTKPRMGICEDILANLSSPIVKSANYQIGRNTSNKRGRNAKDTTLRNCARKNADKGGRLKGENVSSVSVRENLDQADENTVTDQLPISFDKKQGRSNLKRKKNGKVSRKINLRCKGRKLDSVEINMIKEVHSIHNQMDKDEHAHDYFLPVPLVEDKKPSEIKGKPGKQGEEVKSALCPEHNQDLKCKKKMEVSLDGIIEDGLVGDHQEGADNVFAEEAQSTENITGNSARATESAEKVQASLNTRILDDLATLRDHCQENGAAMLNCKLNYNIQCAFCLSSEVSEASGEMIHYNNGIPVAADYNGRSRVIHSHKNCAEWAPNVYFEGDNAINLEAELARSRRIKCCCCGLKGAALGCYEKSCRKSFHVPCAKLTHQCRWDTENFVILCPLHASCKLPNESKQSQERRKNCISKGQTPRQYNQVTFKHDINMHKSRKSCLTHDKLVLCCSALTVGEKEIVSEFESLSGVTVLKNWDSSVTHVIASTDENGTCRRTLKVLMGILKGKWIVNIEWVKACINAMKLVEEMRYEITADVHGIRDGPRNGRLRVLNKQPNIFEGFKFYFMGDFIPSYKGYIQDLLVTGGGTILHRKPISGAQGTLLPDSKPPTFIIYSLEMPDKCDPSKKNMILNRRQSDAEALASSTGAKAVSNKWVLNSIAACKLQSLAQ